A stretch of the Lactuca sativa cultivar Salinas chromosome 9, Lsat_Salinas_v11, whole genome shotgun sequence genome encodes the following:
- the LOC111895278 gene encoding caffeoyl-CoA O-methyltransferase produces MAATAEAQPAKHQEVGHKSLLQSDALYQYILETSVYPREPESMKELREVTARHPWNLMTTSADEGQFLNLLLKLINAKNTMEIGVYTGYSLLSTALALPEDGKILALDINRENYEIGLPIIEKAGVAHKIDFREGPALPLLDQMVDDVKFHGSFDFIFVDADKDNYLNYHKRLIDLVKIGGVIGYDNTLWNGSLVAPADAPLRKYVRYYRDFVLELNKALAVDPRVEICQLPVGDGITLCRRIS; encoded by the exons ATGGCTGCCACCGCAGAAGCTCAGCCTGCAAAACACCAAGAAGTTGGCCACAAGAGCCTCCTTCAAAGCGATGCACTTTACCAATACATTCTCGAAACCAGTGTTTACCCCAGAGAGCCAGAATCCATGAAAGAGCTACGAGAGGTCACTGCTAGACACCCTTG GAATCTTATGACGACATCTGCTGACGAAGGACAGTTTTTGAACTTACTTCTCAAGCTCATAAATGCTAAGAACACGATGGAGATCGGTGTTTACACTGGTTATTCCCTTCTTTCTACTGCTCTTGCTCTTCCAGAAGATGGAAAGATATTGGCTTTGGACATAAACCGTGAAAATTACGAAATTGGCCTTCCAATTATCGAGAAAGCCGGTGTTGCTCACAAGATTGACTTTAGAGAAGGCCCTGCTCTTCCTCTTCTTGACCAAATGGTTGACGAC GTAAAATTCCATGGatcatttgattttatttttgtgGATGCTGATAAAGACAACTATCTTAATTACCACAAAAGATTAATTGATCTTGTGAAAATTGGAGGAGTGATTGGCTATGATAACACCCTTTGGAATGGGTCTTTGGTGGCACCTGCTGATGCTCCACTGCGAAAGTATGTTAGATATTATAGAGACTTCGTATTAGAGCTCAATAAAGCGTTGGCTGTTGATCCAAGAGTAGAGATATGTCAGCTTCCGGTGGGTGATGGAATCACTCTGTGTCGCCGTATAAGCTAA